A segment of the Candidatus Andeanibacterium colombiense genome:
TGAAGTCGATGTCGTCCGAAGCGATGAAGTAGTTGTCGCCATCGAACACCCAGCTGTGGTTGCTGGTGTTGCTGAAGGCGAGGCTCAACCCGTTCACATCGGCGCCCTGGGCATCCAGGAACACCGTGCCTTCGAGGTGACCGTCGTTCTGCACGTCGATCGTCTCGTTGGCATAGGCCAGGATCGAGCTGCCGCCGATACCTACCGCATTCCCGATAGTCCCATTGACGTCGTTATGGATCGAGATCGAACCATCGGCGGCCGCGACGACCGTGCTGGTGAGGGAGGCGAGATCGCCCCCGCCGCTCAGCGAGCCATCGTTATAGATCGCGATGTCGTTCTCGCCCACGCCCGGATCGTAGGTCACGACAGCGATTGCCGGGCCCTGTGCGGTGACCGAGGCGTCGGTGTAGTTGTTGATCGTGGTCGAGCCGATGCCGAGCTTGACGGTGCCGATACCGACCGTCGGCGAAGGGTTCACCCCGTCCCCGACCGTGCCGTAATTGTCCACCAGCACATCGCCGCCGTCACCGAACGAACCCGCGCCAAGGCCGAGCACATTGGCTTCGACATTGCCGTTGTTGATCACGGTGGCATTGCCCGCGCCGATCGCCAGCGCCGCGGCGCCAACTTCCGGCGGATCGATGTCGCCATTGACGGTCACGGTGGCATCGCCGCCGATCGAGGTCGCGAAGGCACCGAACAGACCGTTGTCGGCGGTGATATCGCCGTTGGTGGTGATCGTCGCATCGTCCGCGAACGAGATCGCAATCACGCCCGAGCCATTGGCCGAGGTGATGTCGCCGGTGGTGACATCGACATAGCTGGCGATCGAGGTCGCCACGATGCCGGTGTCGTCGGAAACGATGCTGCCGCCTTCATTGTCGATCGACACATAGCCGCCGGCCGTGGCGACAATGCCAAGGTCGCCCGCGGTGATGTCGGTGCCGGTGAGGGTGAGCGTTGTGTCGTCGCCGCCGATCGTCACGATGCCGCTGAGGCCCGCGTCGATCTGGCCGTTCAGCGCGGTGATATCGATGTTGTTGCCGGCCACCGCAAGGATGCCGACGCCGTTGGCCGCATCGACCACCTTGTCCGCATCGTCGACGCCGTCGCCGGTCAGCGTGACTGCTACATTGTTGACCGCTGCCGCCGAGATACCGATCGCACCTTCGGCCGTGGTGACGCCGTGGGTCTCGACATCGACATTGCCGTCAGCCGCGATCGCAACGATGCCGAGGCTCCAGGCCCCGCCACCGGTTGCATTGACCGTGCCGCTGTCGATCGTGACGTCGGCCCCGCTGCCGAGCGCGACCGCGGCGATGCCGGCGGTTGCGTTGACGGTGGAGGTCGCCGCGTCGATCGCGACATCGCCGCCGCCGATCGCGAGGCCGCCGATGCCCAGTTCAGGAGCGTCGGTGCCGCCGATGACCGAGCCGTTGGCGTCGATGTAGACGTTGCCCGAGCCGATGTTGACGCCGACCAGGCCGGCGCCGGTCGCGTCGACCGAGGCCCCACCGGTGTAGATCGAGGCGTCGGACGTACCGCCAAGCACGATCGCCGCCGCGCCGATTACCGGCGGGTCGATCGCATTGCCGTTGAGGTTCACGGTCGCCGCGCCGCCGGTCGAGATCGCCGCCGCGCCGAACAGGCCCTCGGCCGAGATTTCACCGTAGGAGTTGACCTCCGCGTCGCCGTTGTTGGCGAAGGCGACCACGCCGGTGCTGGCCAGGCCGGCCCCGGTCGCGTTCACCACGCCGCTGTCGATCGTCGAATTACCGTTCAGCGCAATGCCGGTGATGCCCATCGAGGCATCGACCTCGGCGCCGCTGGCGTCGATCGTCGAATTGCCGCCCGCGAGCGAGAAAACGCCAACGCCGTTCGCCGCATCGACGGTGGTTTCATCCGCAACGGTGATGTCGACATCGCCGGCAGCGAAGCCGCCGACGCCGATCAGGCCGTCAGCGGTGGTGTTGCCGTGGGTGTCGATATCGACATTGCCCGCCAGCGCCACACCGATCACGCCGGTGCTCAGGACCCCGCCGGTTGCCGTGACCGAACCACTATCGATATAGACGTTGCCGCCGGTCGAAATGCCGGTGATGCCCATCGCCGCATTGACGGTGGAATCTTCGCCTTCGATGTCGACCTCGCCGCCCGCGAGAGCGATGACGCCCACGCCGTTGGCCGCAGTCACCGTGTTGCCGAGCAGATCGATATCCACATCGCCCGAGGCAAAGCCGCCGACGCCAATCAGGCCTTCGGCCGTGGTGTTGGCATGGGTGTCGATGTCGACATTGCCCCCTAGCGCCACGCCGATCACACCGGTGCTCAGCGCACCCGCGCCGTCCGCGTTGACCTTGCCGCTATCGATATAGACGTTGCCGCCGGTCGAGATGCCGGTGATGCCCATCGCCGCGTCGACCTTCGAGCCTTCACCTTCGATATCGACCGTGCCGCCTGCCAGTGCCAGCACGCCGACGCCGTTCTGCGCATCGACCTTGTTGCCGAGTAGATCGATCCCGACGTCGCCCGAGGCGAAGCCGCCGACGCCAATCAGGCCTTCGGCGGTGGTGTTTGCATGGGTGTCGATGTCGACATCCCCGCCCATCGCGACACCAATCACGCCGAGGCTCAGGGCTCCGCCGCCGTCGGCATTAACCTTGCCGCTGTCGATATAGACGTCGCCAGAATCCGCCAAGCCGACGATGCCGACCAAGGCATCGACGTTCGAGTCTTCGCCTTCGATGTCGACGTCGCCGCCGCCCATCGCGACGCCCAGCACGCCAACGCCGTTCTGCGCGTCAACCTTGTTGCCGAGTAGATCGATATCCACATCGCCACCGCTATCCGCAATGCCGCCCACGCCGATCAAGCCCGAAGCGGTCGTCTTTCCGTGGGTATCGATGTCGACGCTGCCCCCGCCGGTAGCGACTCCGAGGACGCCAATCCCCAGCGCACCGCCGGTGGCATCCACCTTGCCGCTGTCGATCCAGACGTTGCCGCCGCCGGCTGCGACACCGATGATACCGGTATCGCCCGCAACCTTCGAACCCTCGGCCTCGATATCGGCATCGCCGCCACCGAGTGCGAAGGCGCCGACGCCGAGTGCCGGCGGAGTGCCGTTCTGGCCGATCTTCGCGTCCTCGACGTTGACGTTAGCATCGCCCGAACCGAGGTTGAGGGCGAGCGCGCCCACCCCGGTCGCGTCGATCGTGGTGTTGTTGGCATTGACGGTGGCATCGGATGTCCCGCCCAGCGCCAGCGCCGCAGCGCCGATCACCGGAGGATCGATCTTCACGCCCTCGTCGAGATTGACCGTCGCCGAACCGTTCATCGAGATCGCTGCCGCTCCGAAGGTGCCGCCATCGACCGAAATATCGTCATGCGCGTTGACCGTGGCATCGCCGCCGAGGCTGGCCGCGACTACGCCGCCGCCGATTGGGACGGTAATGCCGCCCAACCCTCCCGGCAGCGTCATGCCGCTCGAACCGGCGGTCACCTTGCCGGAATCGATCGTAACGTTGCCGCTCGCAGCACCGACGATGCCCGAGCCGTTCTGCGAATTGACGGTGCCGCCGGTGGTGTCGATCGTAACGGTGCCGAGAAGCGCAATCCCCTGCACACCGGTGCCGTTGACCGTGTCGACCGAGCCGAAATCGTTTTTACCGCCTGAAATATCGACGTCGCCGAGCAGCGACGTCGAGCTAATGCCGCCGTTGGTGGCGTCGATCGAGCCGTCGTTAACGATGGTCAGGTCGCCCGTGGTGTAGGCGTTGATGCCGATATTGCCGATCGGGCCGCCGTCTTCTGTGCCGATCTCGCCGTGGTTGGTGATGGTGTAGTCACCGGCGCTGGGCGCCGCGATCCCGAGCGGGGCGCCGCCTACATGGATACCATCGCCATCGGCGTCGATCGTGCCCGTATCGCCGTTGGTAATCTGACCACCGCCCGCGACATACACATAAACGCCGCTACCGCCGGCATCGATCGAACCGTCGTTATCGACCACCGCGCTGCCACCCATCGGGGTTTCCTGGTTGAGCACGTAGCCGCCGAAATGGATACCGTCCTTACCGCTGACGATCGAGCCGTCTTCTTGGTTGTTGACGGTGCCGACGCCGGTCACATTCATGAACACGCCGTTGCCGTTCACGTCGATTACCGAATCGTTGTTGACGGTGCCGTTTCCGCTGGAAGACGTGGTGGTGGTGGTTGCCGGAATATGGAGAAGCGGGATAGCCGGCGTGGTTACCGTCGGGCCGGTAATTGCGATGCCATCACCGCTGCCGCTGCCCTCGATCGTGCCGTTGCCGGTATTGTTGACGACAATATCGGGCGTATTGCCGTTGGCCGTGTTGGTCGACCAAGCCTGAATGCCTGCGGCGCTGCCGGTCGTCTGAATATGGCCATCGTTGTTGATTTCGATATCACCCGCCCCGGAAGGGTTTCCGCTGTCACCGGTATGGGCCAGAATGCCCGAACCGCCTGTGGTGATGTTCCCGTGCGTGTTGATCTCGATCGAATTGTCCGAACCGTCGGTCCACACCTGAATGCCCTCACCCGGCGCGGTGATCGAGGTGCCGGCATTGGCATTTACCGTCACGTCGTGCTTGACCGCAGTGAGACTACTTCCCGAATTACCGATGGTGATGCCATCGTTCGGGCGCGAATTCGAAACGCCAGTCACGGTGATCGAACTGGGCGAAGGAGTCGGGGACGTGACCGGATTCAAATTGAGAACAAAATCCGCGGAAGGATTGTATTCGATACCGCCGTTGGTGTTCCCGCTCGGCGAACCGGCCTGGAACGTCCCCGAGCAATTCACCGTAGTGACGCCCCCAACAGTACTGCCGGCGCCGCATTCGGCTCCGTCCGCAGCAAAAGCGGGATTTATCCCCGAAGGGGCAATGAAAGTCGCTACCGCGAGCGCCGCCAGAGCCGAACCGTTACGAAGGCCTTTGCGCCCACGCCCAGAACCAATACCCGACGCAGCCGCGCCGACCAGAACATCGCTCTTCATGATAAACCCCCAAAAAAACCTCTCCCGATCGATCCCCCGACCGGCACAGGCGTAAATATAAACACCCAGATAACCATTGCCTACACCATCCGGCGCACCTGCCGCAACGCAGAAAGGCATGAATTTCTACGTAGTTACATTTGCCCGCGACAGACTCCAAAGGCATGGTTTTGAGCCACTTTCCGCGAAGGGCCACGCAGCCTTCGGGGCTTTTGCGTTACAATGGGCGACAATTCTTCGCTCACCAGCGCCGTCTCGGGCGGCGATATTTGAAATTACCGAACCGGCCGAGTCGCTTTCTTTGCGACTTTCGATTCGCACTTACTTACAGCAATGAAAGTATTGCTGCGGCGCACAAAAATGCACTGCTAATTAACCCCCCGCGGCGGCCGCGCTTCAGCGGCAAAGCTTGTATATTCCGGCACCCTGCCCCACATGGCGCGGAAGCATCCG
Coding sequences within it:
- a CDS encoding OmpA family protein, producing the protein MTGVSNSRPNDGITIGNSGSSLTAVKHDVTVNANAGTSITAPGEGIQVWTDGSDNSIEINTHGNITTGGSGILAHTGDSGNPSGAGDIEINNDGHIQTTGSAAGIQAWSTNTANGNTPDIVVNNTGNGTIEGSGSGDGIAITGPTVTTPAIPLLHIPATTTTTSSSGNGTVNNDSVIDVNGNGVFMNVTGVGTVNNQEDGSIVSGKDGIHFGGYVLNQETPMGGSAVVDNDGSIDAGGSGVYVYVAGGGQITNGDTGTIDADGDGIHVGGAPLGIAAPSAGDYTITNHGEIGTEDGGPIGNIGINAYTTGDLTIVNDGSIDATNGGISSTSLLGDVDISGGKNDFGSVDTVNGTGVQGIALLGTVTIDTTGGTVNSQNGSGIVGAASGNVTIDSGKVTAGSSGMTLPGGLGGITVPIGGGVVAASLGGDATVNAHDDISVDGGTFGAAAISMNGSATVNLDEGVKIDPPVIGAAALALGGTSDATVNANNTTIDATGVGALALNLGSGDANVNVEDAKIGQNGTPPALGVGAFALGGGDADIEAEGSKVAGDTGIIGVAAGGGNVWIDSGKVDATGGALGIGVLGVATGGGSVDIDTHGKTTASGLIGVGGIADSGGDVDIDLLGNKVDAQNGVGVLGVAMGGGDVDIEGEDSNVDALVGIVGLADSGDVYIDSGKVNADGGGALSLGVIGVAMGGDVDIDTHANTTAEGLIGVGGFASGDVGIDLLGNKVDAQNGVGVLALAGGTVDIEGEGSKVDAAMGITGISTGGNVYIDSGKVNADGAGALSTGVIGVALGGNVDIDTHANTTAEGLIGVGGFASGDVDIDLLGNTVTAANGVGVIALAGGEVDIEGEDSTVNAAMGITGISTGGNVYIDSGSVTATGGVLSTGVIGVALAGNVDIDTHGNTTADGLIGVGGFAAGDVDITVADETTVDAANGVGVFSLAGGNSTIDASGAEVDASMGITGIALNGNSTIDSGVVNATGAGLASTGVVAFANNGDAEVNSYGEISAEGLFGAAAISTGGAATVNLNGNAIDPPVIGAAAIVLGGTSDASIYTGGASVDATGAGLVGVNIGSGNVYIDANGSVIGGTDAPELGIGGLAIGGGDVAIDAATSTVNATAGIAAVALGSGADVTIDSGTVNATGGGAWSLGIVAIAADGNVDVETHGVTTAEGAIGISAAAVNNVAVTLTGDGVDDADKVVDAANGVGILAVAGNNIDITALNGQIDAGLSGIVTIGGDDTTLTLTGTDITAGDLGIVATAGGYVSIDNEGGSIVSDDTGIVATSIASYVDVTTGDITSANGSGVIAISFADDATITTNGDITADNGLFGAFATSIGGDATVTVNGDIDPPEVGAAALAIGAGNATVINNGNVEANVLGLGAGSFGDGGDVLVDNYGTVGDGVNPSPTVGIGTVKLGIGSTTINNYTDASVTAQGPAIAVVTYDPGVGENDIAIYNDGSLSGGGDLASLTSTVVAAADGSISIHNDVNGTIGNAVGIGGSSILAYANETIDVQNDGHLEGTVFLDAQGADVNGLSLAFSNTSNHSWVFDGDNYFIASDDIDFSNSGTITAGPASNTYFQSTNGDVTFDNSGTFNSNGANYVYFDTPNGTSVLNNTGTINRNGILEFIGLDQLNNSQLVEMKDGAADDLIYTTGNYAASAGAATLKIDAQLQANGVADLLVIDGNITGTTHLVVNDVSALPGQYVSADDGILFAQVGGSASAGAFTTDGGINKGLFRFDSYLRDTAQVDPVDYPNEFVLASTLDREAYDTSMLGYGAQNLWNDTTGTWLDRTADLRNAFGDGKVTPGVWGRFLATNIERDMSNTSGTPAGLSGGGVYTYDDQISQDTIGVQVGFDFGSESTSDSGKNQAWLFGLLGGWAKSDIHYDISDSVIRYDQWSVGAYATRLDGPFFADLLVKADFGDAKFLLNDVGFVDSFKTGYTTLGARLDLGYKLPLSSGGAFFEPKGTVSYGKTMFDDDTPTLLGTGVDVQDSETFRTRLGGRLGVTLGATPSGTVIEPYIEGNWWHEFEGGYVTNLLSAGATLPVSYDTKGDFGEALAGISVANGNNGWSFFLRGGTQFGEDGFGGYSGTFGIRKAFGKAAEVPPPPPPPPPPPPPPPPPPPPPPPPPPPPVCNKGPYIVFFDWDKSDITPEAATTLDSAVAAYGNCESVPIMLAGYADRSGSTQYNVGLSNRRNTSVQGYLTGKGIPASAISAKGFGESNPRVPTADGVRELQNRRVEISYGPGSGS